The Proteiniborus ethanoligenes genomic interval TGCGTGCTGGTGAGAGCCTTGCCCTCTTTGTAGTACAGCCACTGTCCCACATCGTTCAGTGCCCATCCCTGTGCGGTGACGGGGTCGATGGTCAGTTTAATATAGCGGTGCAGCATAGAGGAAACCTCTGCACGGGTGGCACTGGCTTTGGGATTAAACTTATTGTCTGTGCCGCCCATCATAATTCCTGCCTGCTGCATAGCCATTACCGCCGTTTTGTAAGCACTACCTATACTGGAAGCGTCTGAATAGGTGGTTGCCTCACGGATCACAGGCAGTTTGTAGCCAGTGGATTTGGCGTAGTTTGCGAAGATGACCGCAATTTCTTCACGGGTAATTGCCCGGTCAGGTGCAAACTGCTGCTTGCCGATGCCATGCACGATGCCCTTTTGGTATGCCCATTCGATATAAGGACGGAAGTCACTGTCGGCTTTTACATCGGTAAAGCTGTTTGTGGTATAGAGCTTGGTGTCCACTCCTGCCAGTCTTCCGAGAGCCGTCACCAGCATTCCCCGTGTCATGGCGGTATTGGGCGCGAAGGTGGTTTCTGAGGTACCAGAGAGCAGTCCCCTGCCTACCACATAGTCGATGGCTTCCTTGTTCCAATGTGTGCTGATGTCGGTAAACTTTGCGCTTGGAGCTGTGTAGCCTACGCCGTACACCGAGAAATGGTTGGTAGAAAGTAGGATAGCCCCTACGTTGGTGTCGTAGGTGGAGCCGTCAATCTGGGTCGCTTTGCCCTTTGCATCTACATACACGCCGAACAGATAGCCTACGGCTTCGTTTTTGCCGGGCGTGTAATGGATCAACAGGGTTGCCGTACCGTTGCCAAGACTGTTTACATTGGTGGTTTTCCCATCCTTCACGGTGCTGATGGTGATGTTATACACTGGCCGATTGCCCATAAGAGCCTTTGCTTCCTTGGAAAGCTCGGTTGCTGGAGCTATGCTGATCGTAATATTTCCACCACTCTGTTTCTGGATTTCCTTGAGGGCGGTGAGGTCAAGTCCGAGAGAAACTGGTGCACCATTGATTTCAAGGCTGATTACTCCTGCACTGACAAGGCTGTTCAGGGAATTTGGGGTCAGAGTTACTGTCAGGGCAGTTGCACCCTGCGGCATGGTAACATTCAATGCAACAGAGGTTCCGTTGACAGTCTTTCCCTGTGACTTGGCATCAGCCTGTGCCTTTGCGATGGTATCTGTAATGATTTTATCCGTTATCGCTGCGTTGGCTGTGCCGCCTGTTCCCGCTGTTGCCGTGACAGGAGCCGATGCCGTAATAGGCTGGTTCGGTTTGTTTCCCGGTGTTATTGTGATTGGTGTAGTCGTGCTTCCACCGGAGGGACCACCGGAACCAGAGCCATTACCACCGCCACCATTGCCTTCATTGCCATCGCTAGTTGTTGTAGCAGATACCATCGTATAGGCCGCCATGCCCATCTTATCATCTGTGACGATTACATTAAAATAGTAGGTCGTATTCGGTGATAAGCCGCTGACAGCATAGGTGTTAATGTCGCTGGGTTCGCCGTTCAACAGCAATTCCGGGTGACTAGTACATTCGCTTACTGTAGAAATGTTTGCACCTTTGGATTGAAACACTACATATTTCAAACCGCCTTCAACCGTTCTAGTTGCATTTGCCCAGTTAAGGGTTAGGGAGTTTTCTGTGATGTCAGTTACGGTGATTATTCCCGAATCGCCTGGTATTGGTACACTGCTTGTGCCGGTTCCTGTAATCGTGCAAGTAATATCTATCTTACCCTGCACAGGATTTATCGTGTAAATACTGCCTGTGCTGCTAATTGTGTCCGTGCCATGAGTACCGCTCCATCTGTAGGTGTAGCTTTCTGCACCCATACCAGTAGCGGCGAAAGATGCTTTATCGCCTTTTATGAGGTAACTAATGTTATCTAACTCAACCCCATCCAAAGTTGTTACGGACAGTTCAATTCTTCCCTCACTAGTTGTTCCTTCTTTTGTGGCAGAATATTTGACAGTATAATAATCTAGGGTTCCACTAGTAGGGGCATCATTTATAGTAATATTTACACCTGTGTAGATGTCATCAAAATTTTCATACACTTTCCAGGTACCTTTAGGCACTTCGGCCGTCCTCGTCGCTCCGGAACCATTCATGGCGAATGCCATGGATTCATCTCCTTCAAGTTTTAGCGTATATCCGCCCACTTGACTAGTAAATGGGGAATCATCTAGATTGATATTTAATGTGGCAGTGTAGACAGTGCTCATATCACCCATATCTAAAACATACATTTTGCCAGTTCCATTATATTTTTTTGCTTCTGCCAGCCCATCGGGGTAGGTTATAGTGCAGCCTACATACAATCCGATAGCACTATATTCACCCTTGGTGCTATCTGCAATAATTTTTCCCTTAAGGTTCTTTAGGTTAATGCCAGTTTGTGTCCCAGAAATACTGGCATTTTGCCCTATGCCATGTTGGCAATTACTGCCCCCGATAAATTCTACATCCCCTGATGTAGAAATGGTTAAACATTCAGTAAAGTTAAGACCATCTCCACCGTACTCTAGGGACACGCCATTTCCACCTGTAAAGCTGGGGGAGGCATTACCAGATATAGTTGCACTGTCATATAAAGAGATACCATGACCGGCGTATGATTTCTCTTTTGAGACTGAGCCCCCCTTAAATTTAGGGCTGCCTGCTGTTATCTCCAATTTGTGTGCCCAAGCACCATTAGCTCTGTAACTATTCTCCTTACCATCAGCACCTATAAACTCCGGGCTGCCAGCGGAGGATATGTGAATGCCTCCATATACAAATGCACCGTTAGAACCACTATCATTAAAAGAACCGCCAATTAATTTGGGGCTGCCAGAGCTTATGATAAGATCTTTCAGATTATCATCTCTACCTACAAGTGCACCATAAGAGCTATAGCCCTTGCCTCCTTGGAATATGGGACTGCCACCATCTAGTGTAAGATTGCCACTTTGTACCCACACGGCGGAGCCGCTTAAATTGAAATCTTCGCTGGCATCTCCAGCAGTAATTTTAGTGCCGTCACTGGCAGTAATAGTCAAGTCGATACCACTAAATACCCCTGACATACCTAAATAACCTATTCCATTTCCACCATTGATTTCCACCTTGCCTATAGTTTTAAGCTTACCTCCAGTAGACAAACGAATAGCCTCCGAATCATCTGGCCCTTGCACTGTTATATCCTTTAAAGTAAGATTTATTTCTTTACCAAACCACAATCTCCCGTTAATAGTATGACCATTGCCCTCTATAGTAAGGTTCGACAAATCAGTAGTTCTGGAAAGATTCCCAGTTACATCTTCGCCCAAAATAATAATATCGCCATCTTTTATTTCTGTATTAGGATTAGCAATTAAAGCCTCCCAGCCAGTCTGGTCTATTGTGGCTTGTGCTTTAACTTTTTCAGCATAATCGCCCAATGCAGACTTGTATTCATCCACACTGCCTGAGGGCACATAGATATTCATCAGATTATTGCAGTACGAAAATATTTTATTTCCTACAATCGGCGGTGTATCACCTAAGAAGGTTATGCTTGTAAAATTCGAATGTAAAAATGCTTCATCACCAATGGTTTCTATCGAATCAAGTACAATTACATCTATTAAATTACCTGCACCATAAAAGGCACATTCTTCAATTTTTGTTACCGTATTAGATATCTCAAAAGTTGTCTCTGATTTACCGGGTGCATACCTTATTAAAGTAGTTTTGCCCTTATTATAAAGGATATTATCCTCTGTCATATAATTTGCATTATCTGAATCTACCGTTAAATTTTTTAATACGGGGACATTGTAAATTGCATTAGTCCTTATTGATTCTACATTTTTGCCTATACTGATACTTTCTAATTCATAACAGCCAAAAACCCATCTTCCTAGGGTCTTTAGTGAATCGGGCAGACTAATCTCTTCTAACGAATTACAATAGCTAAAAACACCATCTTCTATGGTTTCTAAGGAGGAGTTTGCCGAAAAATTTACTTCCGTCAAGTCCATACATGAGTAGAAAGCATTCTCGCCGATGGTCTTTACAAAATCCCCAATATCAATGCCCACCAAGGCAGAGCTATTAAAGGCACTTTTACTTATGGTCACTACATTTGTAGTGTCTATCTGGGTTAGGTTTTTATTAGCAGCAAAAGCTCCTTCTCCGATAGTTTTTACAGCATTACCCAGTGTAATATTGACTATATTATCGCTATACTTAAATGCACCTTTTCCGATATTCTCCACATTATCGCCTATTACAACTGCTGTCAGTTCGTTGCACCAATTAAAGGCATCTTCTCCAATTTCCGTTATGCTGTAGTTTATGCCATTGTTATATACTGCCTCCGCCACGGTAAGCGTACCTGTCGGTTCACTTCCTGCATATCCCACAAGAACCACTGTGCCGGTTTTAGCCTCTTTATCCTCCGTCAATACCTTATAAGCAAGATTTTCGATAGTAAACTCATCACCCCCTCCAGCAAAAACTGCTCCCGGTAGCATGCTAACTACCATACATAATGCGAGAACCAAGCTGCCGATTCGTTTCCATGTTTGTTTCATTCAACTATTACCTCCTTTTTTAATAGGACTCTCCGAGAGTCATTCTCATAATTTCATCGTAGGCAAGCTCTGCCACAGGTACAGTGCAGCCACTTTTGTACCAGTGAACAAAACCGCCATCCGTGTCTGCAGAGTACCAGATTTCTGGGTGCTGTAACACGCCGAACCGAAACCCGATAAAACGGGGCTTCATATTCACCGTCACATGGTTTCCAGTGTCAAAAGTCACCTGCAAAATTCCGTTTTCCAACGGCTCTACTTTTGTTATAGGCTGCCCTTTCATATATCCACCTCCTGTCAAAATAAAAGAACGCCACCGTACAGTTTAATTGTACAGTGGCGTTCTCATTTTGTAGTGTGACCATTTGTCACTATTTTTTTATTTTCAGCAAATCTTCAAGCAAGTTGCGCTTATTTTTGCCTTCTCCCCCAATGCCCAGCTTATCAAAAATCCGCGATAGCTGGTTGCGAACAGTTCCCTCGGCAAGGTGAAGCTCCTCGGCAATCTCCAGATTGGTTTTGCGCCTTGCAGCTAACCTTGCGATTTCAAGCTCCCGTTCGGACAGTCCGTAGGTTTCGTTTTCTCCCAAATACTCTCGGCGAATGTTCTCCCTTGCAGTGCGAAATTGTTCCGCCAAAGGCAGAATATGCTCGATTTCCTCTGCATATACACCTATGCCTTGCAGTTCCTTCAGCAGTTCAAGAATGTATATCTCGCTTTCGGCAAAGGGCAAAAGTATATCATCGGGAAGTGCTAATTGTAATGCCAACCTCAGCTCCCTGCGGGCTCCTTCATGTCTGCCAAGCTGTTCAAGGGCTGCAGCAAGCTGGATGTGAAGCCAAATTTCGCAGAGGACATTGTGGTAGACGACGTAGAGCCTTTCGCATTCCTCACGTCGTGCCAATACCGCCGTCCATTCTCCCTGTGCCAACAGCAGTTGGTTATAGAAGGTGTGCAGCATAGGCGTAGCGGGGAACATGACCAAGGCTTCGGACAGCTTTCCCTCAGCGAACCATTTAGGTGCAAATTCTGGGATACACAGCAGGGCATGGAGAAAGCCCATGCACATATCCAAGGTATTCAAAAGCGTGTATTGCCGTTCCTTATAAAGCCATTCCCGTATCTCTGTACTTCTCTGTTTGACTTTTTCATAATCGCCGTGAAACAGTGCGATACGCAGGTCGAGAAACTCGCAACACAGCATAACACTGTGCTGATTTTTTCGCCTCGCCGCCGACAGTGCCATACGGTTTGAGATGTCAGCATCGATCATTTCCCCCCGTTCATAGAACAAATCCGCAGCAAAGCTGTATTCTGCACCGTTTCCATGACCATCCGACACCTGATAGTAGTATGGCATGCATTCTTTCATCTCAGCAGTTTCACTGTCCGCATATCCTGGCTGACGGTGGTACATCATCAGAATGGACGGTGCTGAAAATGTCCATGCCCCTTTCGGGTCTATGCTCATGGTGGTGCGGTCAAGCAAAGAGCAAGCCCTGCGGTGGTAAGCACTCATGGCTGAGATATCATTGTAAGCAAGAAAGCTCTCCGCCACCTCCGCATCGCCGAGTAGGTTGTCACGCTCTTGTGGGGTCAGGTCGGTATCCTGCTCCAGTGCCTTGAGAAGCAGTGACTTCATCCGCTTGATTTCAGGAATGTTGTGAAAGGAAAACATCTTGACCATGCAGACGACGAGGGCGGGTGGATGCTTCAAAAGGATTTCCTCTGGGCATTCGGTAAGCCAGTCAAAAAACGCCTGACTATGCTCACTGTTTAGGCTTTTTGCCTTATCCTTTGTCAGCGTTGCTAATAGTCCTGGGAAATCTGTCGCAGCTGCAAAGGCAAAATAAGAGGGTATGTACTCCTGCTGACCCAAATGCCAGTTTCCCAACCGTGAATAGCTTTCTCGTCGGTAATCCTCTGGCTTTTCAGCAAACATCAGCCGGACACAGTGTCGCAGCATATGATGGCAGCGGTAAATCCCATTTTCATTTCTTGTAATAAAGGCGTTGTTTTTAGAAAGGGAATCCAGCAAATCCTCCGCATCGAGGTCCTGCCACAGGTAAGCCGCCTGTTCGGCTGTAAATTCATCGGTCATGCCGACGAGAATGAGAAATTCCCGCTGACGTTCTGGCAGAGGCGTGAGCAGCACCTGGTGAATAAGTGTGAAAATATCTGATGAGCCGGACAGCCAATGCCCGCTCTGTGTATAGGATTTAAAGTTAAGATAGACCATAGAAATCCATCCCTCGCTGGTCAGTGCGAGAGTGTCCATCTCCTCGGAGGATGCCGCAAGGCCACAGCGATAGGCGTAGGCCTCCAACTCCTGCCGATTAAGCCTCAAGTCATCCGCTCCGATTTCACAGTTCAGATTGCCCAGGCACATCCGATCTTTCTCATTGAAAATCTGATTGCGGGACAAGAGAATGAGATGTACATAGTCGGGCAGGTTTCGGGAAAGCAACAGAAGAAGAGGGGTGACTATGCTTTTCTCCAAAAGGTGGAGATCGTCCATGATGAAATAAACTGGGCAAGCACTTTGTGATAAGGCATCGCTAAGCATCTCTGCAAGTAGGGATATGGCCTGAGCATCCTTAGGGTAGCCGAGGGCCTTCATCTGTTCGGTCAGTTCAGGATAGCTCTTGAATGCTCGGCAAAATCCGCTCCAGAAATCGGTCACACTGTCCGTGACAATCATCTGGCGTAAGACTGTTAATTTATTGTGTTTTTTTGCCAGTCGCTTTGCCCACCAGTTTACTGCCGTTGTTTTTCCAAAACCCATCGGGGCGGTGACGGTGGTGATTGGATGGTTACTGATTTCAAAAAGCCGTTCTTTTAATCGCTCAGTGATATAGATGTCGTTTAAATGTGGGTAATAACCCATGAGGGTACCTCCTTTCCTCAATTTATTTGTTTGCACCAGGCTTGCACCCATTTCTTTTCCGTATGTCCTCCGGGCGAACGGCATCCTTGGGAATAAGCCATATATTTGCAATCATCTGTGCATCCTCAATGCACTCGTTTACATAGTAGTAATTTATCATCCGCGTGGTTTAATCCATTATATTTCTTATACAAGAAATAATCAAGAAAATATATAGCCAAGGTATATTTAACTGCCTGTGTGTTTAGTTATCCGTTCCACGGACTGCTGGATAATATTATCGAGCAGGCTGATAGCCAGAAAGCATCGATAGATGTGGCCTAAACGATAAACGGCAGACAGCGATAATTCACTGTCTGCCAATACATACGGCCCAGCCTTCGCCACGGTTTAGAAAATGTCCCTATGACACCATGGAGAATGCCACCTTTGTTTTTTTAGTTGTCGGTTATAGGTACGATGTAGTTATTATTCTGCAGCTACTGGAGGTGTAAATACACGTGCAGCTAGTTCTTGGTCTAACGCATATACTGCGTGGTTATCATCACCAATTCTTTGTAACTTTTTAATAATAGTACTCATGCTTGCTTCTTCTTCAACTTGTTCATCTATAAACCAGTTTAAGAAGCTAATAGTAGCATATTCTTTTTCTTCAGTAGCTATATCCATAAGATTATAAATTCTCTTAGTTACTTCCTTCTCGTGAGCTAATGCAACTTCAAATACATCTACATATGATTTGAACTCATTTTGTGGCTCACTTATAGCTTGAATTGTAGCTCTCTCTTCCATTTCATTAATAAAATTATAGAATTTCATAGCATGGAATCTTTCTTCTGCTGCTTGCATAATAAAAAAGTTCCCAAATCCGCTTAAATCCTGGTCTTCAAAATATGCAGCCATTGCAAGATAGTAGTGGGCAGATAAAAATTCATAGTTCATTTGATCATTTAATGCTTTTGCTAATTTTTCTGATAACATTTAGTATACCTCCTATATATTCTTAAATAAGTTGTTTAGATTTTCATCATTGTCATGTTATATGTATACCCTTATTTCTATTTAATAATCATAAGTATAAAACATCTTATTATTTTTTTAACAAGCTTAACTAATCCATTAATACTATATTAAGCTTTTTATATGCATCAGGTCCTATTCTATCACTAACAGGCATTTTATTATCCTTATAAAATTTAGCAACAGCCTCCTTCATTCCATAACCAAATATACCATCTATAGCTCCATTATAATATCCTAGCTGCTTTAATCTTTTCTGAACCTCTTGTACATCTGCTCCTCTATCTCCATGCATTAAGGTTCTAAACCCATAATTAAATGGACCATAAGGACCTCCCACAATAGCAACTCTAGTTCCATATTTAACAAGACTATATAGCTCCTCTATATCTCTATTATTCATTCTAATACAGCCTTGAGAAGAGCTATAGCCTATGGACTGTGGCTTGTTAGTTCCATGTATGCCGTATTTACCCCAGGGTACATCCAAACCCATCCACCTAGTACCAAAGCCTTCTCCCCATATAGCTTTATGTACTATCTTAAAGCTTCCTATGGGAGTGGGAGTATCTTTTTTGCCTGTAGCTACAACATATTTTTTGATAATTTCATTAGTATCTGTATCGATTAAATATAATAGCTTTGAGTCTATCTCAATTAATATTGAAAGATTTCTATTTTTTATATCATCTTGTTTCTTATATATTTCTACTAGCTTTTCACCATTACTCTTGCTTTTGTAGGTACTTGAATTTGTTATAATTAGGTCCCCTATAAGAAGAACTGCTAATATGCATAAAAAGCCTACTGTAACTATCATAGTCCGTCTTGACATAAACAAACCCCTCCCCATTATAGTTACATTATATGGGGAATATGTGTGAAATAAAACTTGTACTAGGAGGAAAATTGTGAAGTAATAATTCAGGCATGACCCCTATGCTTCTCTAACATCAAGTATTATTTTTCTTAACACAAATCTATCAAGTAATATCAGTTTGTTTAAATCTTCTTTCATTCAAAACTCAAGATAGATAAAGAGCTTATAACTTGAGAAAAATCAAAAAATAAGCCCAAGATTATATCTCTTGAGCTCATCGATTGTTATAATGAGTTTTTATTCATGGATTATTCTACCCCTAAAGCCTTAAACACCGCATCCTCAACACTCTGATAAAACGAAATCTGGAACTTTGCAAACAACTCTGGTGGTACTGTACTTATATCAGCTGCCGATGCCATTGGAAGAAGTATCTTTTTTGCTCCTGCATCAAGGCATACCTGTAGTGTGCTTGCTAGCTCTTCTACTTTTGTAATAGTACCACCTATGCTCATGGAGCCTAGAACTACCATTTGCCCTTGAACTGGCTTCTTTAATGCACCAGAACACATTGCAATAAAGGCGGCAAGAGATAATTCTGAAGTCACACCTATCCCCTGTAAGTCTTGAATATGCATTAGATAATCGAAATTTTGTATTGAGATGGTCCCACTGATATTCTTCTTATTTGCTTTAAAATAGTTAAATGCTGTATTAATACTTTCTTTTGCTTCTCTATTAGAACCTAGTCCACTTCTTTCAAACTTGCCTGAACCAGGTACTACTTCAGTTTCTATTTTGAAAACTCCAATCATACCAGTTTCTCCGTGTCCTACTACATAT includes:
- a CDS encoding ferritin, with product MLSEKLAKALNDQMNYEFLSAHYYLAMAAYFEDQDLSGFGNFFIMQAAEERFHAMKFYNFINEMEERATIQAISEPQNEFKSYVDVFEVALAHEKEVTKRIYNLMDIATEEKEYATISFLNWFIDEQVEEEASMSTIIKKLQRIGDDNHAVYALDQELAARVFTPPVAAE
- a CDS encoding helix-turn-helix transcriptional regulator encodes the protein MGYYPHLNDIYITERLKERLFEISNHPITTVTAPMGFGKTTAVNWWAKRLAKKHNKLTVLRQMIVTDSVTDFWSGFCRAFKSYPELTEQMKALGYPKDAQAISLLAEMLSDALSQSACPVYFIMDDLHLLEKSIVTPLLLLLSRNLPDYVHLILLSRNQIFNEKDRMCLGNLNCEIGADDLRLNRQELEAYAYRCGLAASSEEMDTLALTSEGWISMVYLNFKSYTQSGHWLSGSSDIFTLIHQVLLTPLPERQREFLILVGMTDEFTAEQAAYLWQDLDAEDLLDSLSKNNAFITRNENGIYRCHHMLRHCVRLMFAEKPEDYRRESYSRLGNWHLGQQEYIPSYFAFAAATDFPGLLATLTKDKAKSLNSEHSQAFFDWLTECPEEILLKHPPALVVCMVKMFSFHNIPEIKRMKSLLLKALEQDTDLTPQERDNLLGDAEVAESFLAYNDISAMSAYHRRACSLLDRTTMSIDPKGAWTFSAPSILMMYHRQPGYADSETAEMKECMPYYYQVSDGHGNGAEYSFAADLFYERGEMIDADISNRMALSAARRKNQHSVMLCCEFLDLRIALFHGDYEKVKQRSTEIREWLYKERQYTLLNTLDMCMGFLHALLCIPEFAPKWFAEGKLSEALVMFPATPMLHTFYNQLLLAQGEWTAVLARREECERLYVVYHNVLCEIWLHIQLAAALEQLGRHEGARRELRLALQLALPDDILLPFAESEIYILELLKELQGIGVYAEEIEHILPLAEQFRTARENIRREYLGENETYGLSERELEIARLAARRKTNLEIAEELHLAEGTVRNQLSRIFDKLGIGGEGKNKRNLLEDLLKIKK
- a CDS encoding leucine-rich repeat protein; amino-acid sequence: MKQTWKRIGSLVLALCMVVSMLPGAVFAGGGDEFTIENLAYKVLTEDKEAKTGTVVLVGYAGSEPTGTLTVAEAVYNNGINYSITEIGEDAFNWCNELTAVVIGDNVENIGKGAFKYSDNIVNITLGNAVKTIGEGAFAANKNLTQIDTTNVVTISKSAFNSSALVGIDIGDFVKTIGENAFYSCMDLTEVNFSANSSLETIEDGVFSYCNSLEEISLPDSLKTLGRWVFGCYELESISIGKNVESIRTNAIYNVPVLKNLTVDSDNANYMTEDNILYNKGKTTLIRYAPGKSETTFEISNTVTKIEECAFYGAGNLIDVIVLDSIETIGDEAFLHSNFTSITFLGDTPPIVGNKIFSYCNNLMNIYVPSGSVDEYKSALGDYAEKVKAQATIDQTGWEALIANPNTEIKDGDIIILGEDVTGNLSRTTDLSNLTIEGNGHTINGRLWFGKEINLTLKDITVQGPDDSEAIRLSTGGKLKTIGKVEINGGNGIGYLGMSGVFSGIDLTITASDGTKITAGDASEDFNLSGSAVWVQSGNLTLDGGSPIFQGGKGYSSYGALVGRDDNLKDLIISSGSPKLIGGSFNDSGSNGAFVYGGIHISSAGSPEFIGADGKENSYRANGAWAHKLEITAGSPKFKGGSVSKEKSYAGHGISLYDSATISGNASPSFTGGNGVSLEYGGDGLNFTECLTISTSGDVEFIGGSNCQHGIGQNASISGTQTGINLKNLKGKIIADSTKGEYSAIGLYVGCTITYPDGLAEAKKYNGTGKMYVLDMGDMSTVYTATLNINLDDSPFTSQVGGYTLKLEGDESMAFAMNGSGATRTAEVPKGTWKVYENFDDIYTGVNITINDAPTSGTLDYYTVKYSATKEGTTSEGRIELSVTTLDGVELDNISYLIKGDKASFAATGMGAESYTYRWSGTHGTDTISSTGSIYTINPVQGKIDITCTITGTGTSSVPIPGDSGIITVTDITENSLTLNWANATRTVEGGLKYVVFQSKGANISTVSECTSHPELLLNGEPSDINTYAVSGLSPNTTYYFNVIVTDDKMGMAAYTMVSATTTSDGNEGNGGGGNGSGSGGPSGGSTTTPITITPGNKPNQPITASAPVTATAGTGGTANAAITDKIITDTIAKAQADAKSQGKTVNGTSVALNVTMPQGATALTVTLTPNSLNSLVSAGVISLEINGAPVSLGLDLTALKEIQKQSGGNITISIAPATELSKEAKALMGNRPVYNITISTVKDGKTTNVNSLGNGTATLLIHYTPGKNEAVGYLFGVYVDAKGKATQIDGSTYDTNVGAILLSTNHFSVYGVGYTAPSAKFTDISTHWNKEAIDYVVGRGLLSGTSETTFAPNTAMTRGMLVTALGRLAGVDTKLYTTNSFTDVKADSDFRPYIEWAYQKGIVHGIGKQQFAPDRAITREEIAVIFANYAKSTGYKLPVIREATTYSDASSIGSAYKTAVMAMQQAGIMMGGTDNKFNPKASATRAEVSSMLHRYIKLTIDPVTAQGWALNDVGQWLYYKEGKALTSTQTIDGMKYLFNTNGTLKTGWVKEVDNWRYYSGNKILTGWWDIGSDATKKTYYFETNGNMISGKWLQIDDKWYYLGVDGSLAKNTTIDGHEVDDNGVRKNK
- a CDS encoding L,D-transpeptidase family protein — its product is MSRRTMIVTVGFLCILAVLLIGDLIITNSSTYKSKSNGEKLVEIYKKQDDIKNRNLSILIEIDSKLLYLIDTDTNEIIKKYVVATGKKDTPTPIGSFKIVHKAIWGEGFGTRWMGLDVPWGKYGIHGTNKPQSIGYSSSQGCIRMNNRDIEELYSLVKYGTRVAIVGGPYGPFNYGFRTLMHGDRGADVQEVQKRLKQLGYYNGAIDGIFGYGMKEAVAKFYKDNKMPVSDRIGPDAYKKLNIVLMD